AGGTGTACTTTGAATCAGTAAGGCAGGGCAATGAGACAACATCTTGTACCCTTCACCCAGTTATAAGGCCTACaaaacagagcagcacagagttCACCTGTAATCTTTCCTCAGATCCAACAAAGTACATgagtgaacacaaaaacaatggtGTTGCTCTTGTCCCTGGTGCTTTGTATGTTGAATTGGCTCTAGCATCCTTCATAGCCAGTATGAAGTCAAATATGCCTCTTAGCTCACTGCAGCTCTGCCTCAGTTTCCAAAATCCATTCATACTCAGTGAGAACTCCCCCCAAATGAAAGTACAGCTTGAACCATCAGAGAAAACAGcagaatttaaaatacattctcaGTCAGCTACCTATGCCTCTGGTGCCATTGAATGGACAAATGGATCAGTGGCTCCTGAAGAAAGGAACATCTCCTTGGATTTTGTCTTCAAAAGATGCCAATCACTTATGACGGCAGAGCAGGCTTACACTGCCCTTTCTCAGGCCGGATTTCAGTATGGTTCAGTCTTCCGACAGCTGGGAGACGTGTACTATGGCGAGGAGTTCAAGGAGGCTATTTCAACCTTCAGGGTTCCAGATGAAATGATGAGGCAGCTGCATGACTACTATGTTCACCCAGTAGTACTGCATCACTTTCTGCAGATGACGGCTGTTGTAGCTGGGAATAGATTTGCATCAATGCCTGGGTTCCCATCTGGTATAGGCTGTGTCACAGTGTCTGGCCCCCTGCAGAATGAAATGGTCATATATCTGAGAACAGCAAGAGAGACATCTGATGGAATTGAAGTATGTGGCTGTTTCACAGACAAAGAGGGTCATGTGTTGGTTGAACTAATACATGTGAAGATCACATTATTGGGAGGGGGTTCTCGTGTTGCAAAAGAGTTCTTCTTTCACAATGAGCAGCATGCCACTTCTGAGGATGCCAGCCTCTTCCACAAACCAACATCTTTAGTTTTTGCTGATCAGTTAGGGGTTGGTGAATTGCTACAGCAGTATCTTCACTCAAGTTCTACTTTTGTCCGGTTCAAGGAATGGGGAAAACTATCGTCCTCCAAAGTCAGAGAATTTTTTACGGAATTAAGTGTTCCTGATGGCAACAGGAGTTTCAAAGAGATTTTGTTCATATGTGGTATTCAAGATCTCAGCCATTTGAAAACAGAAATGGTCCTGGATCACCTGGTCGACTGCTGTGAGCTTTTCCGTGAAATAGTTCTTGCACTGAAAGCTGCCAAATACACTAGCAGTATGAGAATTATAACCTACAGATCAGCAGAGGGGACAGTAGACCATGTCAGTCCAGGTTTTGTCATTTCTGGCATGACTCGAGCCTGCGCAGCTGAAACTTCAGGTTTCTCATTCCAGCTAATTGATCTTGCCTCTATGACAAGTGAGGATATCAGGTCGTTGGCTCATGTTGTATGTTCCTACCCAGCCACCAAGTACCCAGAGCTAACAATAAGCCAAGGTCAGATTCATTCAAGCGTAATCACTCGCACTCCCATTAAGACCACTGAGAGTCCTGAGAGGGATGTCTTCTATTCAGGAGCTGAACATGTCATCCTGCAGACTGCTGACCCTTACAAAATGACAAGCTTGTCTGCAATTCCCTGTAATGAGCCTGGAGAACAAATCTGTGAGCAAAATATTGAGGTTCAACTTAATAAAATCTGTGTTCATTCATCAGATTACTTCCCTGTCAGTGTTTCAGATATATGGCCAGACCATGTACTGGAACAAAGATACATCCCAAAGCCACAATCTTCTGGCACTTGACTTCAGTGGTACTGTTACGGCTGTGGGGAGGGATGTGGGAAAACTGAAAGTGGGAGatcatgttgtttcatgttaccCTATTACTGCGTCTTCAAAGGTTGTGATTCCAGAAACTGCATGCTATAGAACAAAGAAGCTCCCATTTCTCAAGGAAGTACCATGCGTTTCCTTCTTTGTTCTTGCCTGGGAAATCTTGCATCATGTCCTTCCAAAAGTAAGACAAATGAACAAGTTGGGCATTACTTCTCTTGAACCCGATTCAAATCTGATGCAGGTGCTAATGTTTACTGCAAATCAATCAGGGTGGAATGCCATTGTAGGCACCCAATTTAGTGGACTGCTACAAAACGTGAACAGGTGTGATGCATTTGTCCTTTTGCCTCCATTTGACGCATCATTGGTTGCTAAAGCTTGCAATGTTtctactgtcagaaacattgtaTTAGTGCATGATAACCAGATGCCACCTATTCTTTTGCAAAACATGTTTAGATCTGACAGTGAAAATGTCTGTGTTCAGATCGTTCAGGTGGCTAATCTTTTCCAGAAAGCATgtctaaagaagaaaaaaagatcaatCTACAGCTGGCTAAAGTCAATGCGATTGAATTATATTCCAGTACTGAAAAACACTATCTTTCAAACAATGACTTCAGGAAGCATTGAGTGCCTGTCTGCTCAGGAATCAAAATCCTACTTGAGCTCAGACACCACTTCTGTAGTTGTACTTGATGGAAACACTAAGGATGAGGTCTCCAACCTTCCAATACAAGAGAAGCCAAAACAACCTTTTCATCAGAAATCTGTTTACATTGTGACAGGGGGTCTTTCTGGGCTGGGGTTTGAAACAGTGAAGTTCATTGCTCAAAGAGGAGGTGAGTGCATTGTCATTCTTAGCAGAAAGTCTTCATCTCATTTGCAACATGAGATATCTGACCTGCAGAATCGGTATGGAGTGTCAATCATCAGCTTACAGTGTGATGTGTCAGTTTCAGAACAGGTTGTGAAGGCAGTCACTGCAATTGGACAGATGTTTCCTTCTTGTCCAATCAGAGGAGTATTCCACAGTGCAGTCATTCTGCATGATGGTTTACTTGAAACTCTTGACAAATCACACTATGAAAAAGTGTTCAAGCCAAAGGTTAATGGTGCTATGAATCTCCATCATGCAACAAAGCACTGCAAACTTGACTACTTTGTGTGCTACTCTTCCATCACCTCTTTCATTGGCAATGCCACTCAAACAAACTATGCCGCAGCCAATTCGTTCCTGGACATGTTTTGTCATTATCGGAGGAGGCTTGGACTGGCTGCACAGTCCATTAACTGGGGGGCTTTGAACCTCGGCCTCCTATTGAACAAGGAATCTTTACAGAGATTTTTGGAGACTAAGGGAATGACAGTGATGCAAGTAGCAGAAATTCATGAAGGCCTGGAGCAATGTTTGTTGCAAAACAATGCCCAACAGGTTGTGTGCAAGTTCAGCTTCACAAACCTTCGGAAGCATGTGCTGTCTCAAAACACATCCCTCAAAATGCGTCTGTCAGCTTTGGTAGATGAAGAACTGAGAAACATCAGCCTAACAGAACCTAGTGTACAACTGTCAACTTCACCCTCCTCACCAGGGGAATATGTCAGGACCATGATCAGCGAGACTTGCAATGTAGACCTTCAAGAGCTGAGTGATGGTACTACACTCTCTGCTCTGGGTGTCGACTCCATGGTGTCCATGACTCTGCAGAACCTCATGTTCCAAGAGACAGGAGTCAATGTTCCCCTTGTTAAATTACTGGACCCAAACAGTACAGTCTCTACGTTGGTGTCAATCTTGGAGGAAAGAGAAGATTGGCAATTTCAGAAAGATGTCAAAAAATCTACGCTGAGTTTGACTGAGCACAGAAAATATGAGTTCACACAGTTTTAGACATTCGATCTTCAGATTACAGCAGTTGTTGGAATGACAGTATAGTCCTAGTATGTAAACAGAATAGTAGAATACATTATTCTAgaatcagaaaataaatgtcaagaaattaataaaactttgattcattaataaattatttctaTTAAAATTAAGTCAAATTTGAAAAAATTCTGTTGACGTAGAATAAAAATAGAATGTAAAGTTTCCCATTATGACCATTACAATTATGTGTTGAATATCTAAGCAATTTATTGTACTCTCAAAATCAGGCTTTACAGAAGCAATGTACTCtcagccaaaataaatattatgaagTTGGAATGGCATGTCTAGCTTAATAGCTGTAGGAGCTGTGTAGAAATGTAGGCATACGAAAATAATATGAAGAAGTTTGCTTCCACAaagttgttattattagtaCTATTAGTAGCCCTgtattatgtgcatgtgtatttcttGTGGTCTAGTTgtgatacattttcatttccattcatataaaaggaaatcacaaatatCAAGTAACAcaaagtgtatttattttaataaagtgCTTTTGCTTGTATCCATCACATTCTGCAATATTATGCTCTTGTCACATGTGCAGTTGTATGAGATAGCAAATAGTGAACACCCCAATGAAGTTGTAGGCTTTGTAAAATGAAGGTCAGGTATTTTACTGTCATGATACTTTCTTGTAAAACTGCACAGAACAAATAAAGTTTGTTACAGCAGTGTATtgtttgcttcttttttctttgcatAAGCTTACAACAGGATTATTTAAACTAGGCactgggatggggggggggcagagagtgAAATAGGTAGGGAGGCACAGACTGCCCAGACTGAAGCGGCCAAGGCTACATATAATGGTGAGAAcactgataaaatatttttaaagcaatATTTTAGTAATGGTGACTTGGGAGTGAGGGAACAGGAGAGTGCAAAAGCAGCAGtctgaaatgtctttgtttaaatgCTTGAAGTATAAATACTATTTGGAACTTGGAGGCTGTTATTGAGACATACTACTGATTACAGAGACATGGCTTGGGGATGAAATGGGGATGAATATGATATAGAGGGGTATAAAATTATTTGGAAGATCAATCCAGTAAGAGAGGTTCCATCTTCCGAATAATGATCTTCCTTAATTGGACaacagatttttgtgttaaaacattgttacaagacccttgtaaatcccttcctatcattgaaaaaggctcactgccatgtgttgactcaccctctgtctttatcgtccttaaattctggtttgaaaatatacaggtgcatctcaaaatattatTGTAAAAGAATATCatgtaaaagtttttttttccgtaatttaattcattttcatatattatagattaattaaacataaaatgaaacatttcaagccttttttggttttaatcttgatgattacggctcatgaaaataaaaataaatctctcaaaatattagaatatgaCATCaaatgttgaccttctgaaaagtatgttcatttatgcactcaatacttggtcctTTTGCAGGAATTACTGCTTCAATGTGctgtggcatggaggcaatcagcctgtggcactgctgaggtgttatggaagcccaggttgctttgatagcagtcttcagctcatctgtattgttgggtctggtgtctctcatcttcctcttgacaataccccatagattctttatggggttcaggtcaggcgagttggctggccaatcaagcacagtaacaCCATGGTGAGCaagtagttttggcactgtgggcaggtgccaagtcctgctggaaaaggaaatcagcatctctatgaagcttgtcagcagacggaagcatgaagtgctctaaaatctcctggtcgACAGCtgtgttgactctggacttaataaaacaaagtggaccaacaccagcaaaTGACATGGCActccaaatcatcactgactgtggaaacttcacactggacttcaagcaacttgaagtatgtgcctctccactcctcctccagactctggaaCCTTGatttacaaattaaatacaaaatttactttcatctgaaaagaggactttggaccactgaggtTTGCTTGTTGCTCCCAATAATTAACTGGTatcattttataactagatatatattctttgcttggataataagcaatagtatacagagtttcagtgatcacttgtctggagtgcaatttgggtaGCTACACATTCCTTTTTCTCTTTACATGTTGAATAATGCGTGTTTAGTTTAGTAAACTATAAGTttcagttgcatcgtttgtggtacactatcatatcttaattatatagccagctagtttgatagccaaataagttgcttgctcataatatagttggttagctaaagtgaaaacttcaaaaagacaaaaaaaaaaaagatagtgTTATGCAGCATACtcaagtcaacatttcataaagtcacctggtcgccgaacattttcttactagaacactacgaaaagacggcaggctctgtcgcgtgtgtcactgtcaactttccaaaacagtgcatgctgtggtttgagggtgtttgttgcctCAATTCTGCAAGACTGTTAGGACTctgaaattacccattgtacctttaatgtgcCAAATTCCAGAAATTAACCATTGATCTTATGCCTAGTGAAGATATTTGCGTTAAACTCATTGGGGAACATGAAGAGAGTCTTGAAACAGTGTTTCATGGAATGCAAGCTTTAGACAGTAGTGTGAATCCAACGCTCTTTAGAAATATTAGGCAAGCTTGTTGGGGAGGTAAGACTATTATCATGAGTGACATCAGTTACCCAAATATTAATTGGAAATTGGCCACCGGAGTGAGGAGGAATTTTTAGATGTTATAACTGAAAAGGACTTGGAGGTAATAGTTGATCAAAGCCTTTCATGTTCTAGCCAATGTACTGTAGCAGTAAAAAAAGGCGAACAGGATGTTATAGGACACATAGTCAATAGTATAGAGTATGaatctaaggaagttatactcaccttatacaataccctTGTCAGACCACTGTGTAGTTCTGGGGACTATACTAAACGAAAGATATAGAGGCGCTTGAAAATGTTCAAAGAACGGTatccagattgattccatgtataaaagataacaaTTATGAGGAAACACTTTGAAACACTCTTCAAGCTTTGCAAAGGGAGACTAAAGGGACATTTTATTgataatccctttaatgaatttaaaagcttcAAAGTGAGGAGGGGCGGACTAAGCAGTAGGTATACTTTAGtgcagccatcatcaaatctggacctcaaatccaaattggGCCCTGgtcactggcttcctattgccgcacgcatccatttcaaggccctagtgttggcatttcagactgccccaccttacatacaatccctgatcactccctactccccagctagaccactccggtctgccagctctggtcgccttacggttccctctctacgtgcacctggcggtcgagctgcacgttcacgcctgttttccgttctggttcctcagtggtggaatgacttgcctaccactgtcagaacagcagaatctttcgacgcagactcaaaacccaccttttcaaactctaccttagtcctccctcctgatttcccctgcccctcctttttgatatccctatccttgtctaaccccccccccaaaaatacataaataaataaataaataaataaataaataaataaataaataaataaataaataaataaataaataaataaaaaataaaatgcacttatgatgacaactatgtttagaacagcatttcctgtgtattttgctagtttctggatgtgatgctttgacttatggtagaacctatgcacttgtaaatcgctttggattaaaagcgtctgccaaatgactaaaatgtaaatgtaaatgtcttcttttctcccaggtaattagctgaacaattatttctatgattggccagactgtcttcacagctGACTCCAAGGTAAAGGGAAGGTGGAAAACCAACAGTCCTTTgaccttgaggaccgtgatttgatgattccTGCTTTAGTGCTCGTACATTTGAGGATGAGCAGGAGGCAATTTCTCTGGaccaccaaaaaaaataaaaataataataatcactttCCCTGCATGGGAGCTGTGCTGTAGTGGGTGCTGACTTTCAGATGATACCTCTGTTCATCTGTCCACCTAATCATACCATCCACATTTCCCAGACTGCACAACTGCTTGAATTCCCTACCTCTTTATCCGGTCATAAATGCAAATGATGTGTATATTTAAGTGGCAATTCTGGGTAACACTCACTATAGACCACACCCTTTTTCAATGGGCTTGAAAAACACTTTGTTCCCCGCTTGCCTGATTCAAAGCACTGTGGTCATTGGAGTCCCTCCACCCTTTACA
The sequence above is a segment of the Conger conger chromosome 4, fConCon1.1, whole genome shotgun sequence genome. Coding sequences within it:
- the LOC133126584 gene encoding LOW QUALITY PROTEIN: uncharacterized protein LOC133126584 (The sequence of the model RefSeq protein was modified relative to this genomic sequence to represent the inferred CDS: inserted 2 bases in 1 codon), translating into MADSDEEIAVVGIGCNFPGGEGLHNFWKILLEGKNCAVQIPDDRFDPAFWYDSDDRKAGKTQTAKAALIDGTHLGNKKHLSVACPNTLAHLKIDFMDPQQKLLLECTYRALENAGIPMEKASGTRTGVLIGLMNRDYETLLNNSPTTITHYNGTGTAMSIAANRISYAFNFTGPSLAIDSACSSSLVALHYAAHAVRQGDCEMAVCGGVSCILEPRVFVALSKAKMISPDGSSKPFSNKADGYGRGEGCGIVLLKPLKKALQDFDHVWGIISKTAVNQDGRSVTPITRPSMAQQEELLHRIYSAGFDPSHIQYIEAHGTGTPVGDPTEAGSISRAVAEARHPGDALCIGSVKGNIGHTESAAGMAGLIKVLLMMHHETIVPSLSYSEDNASIDAKSLNLKIPTRVEKWEKTGPSGRAAGINNFGFGGTNAHAIVREYRQMDSSRSCSQDATKLFVLSAASEKSIGMTIADTHQELATNNAVDLKSLAYTSSCRRSHLKHKYRKAFLTSSLSDLQEQLRLALTKSIVPIKSGLKSVFVFCGNVVIYRGMCEELLKEPIFIEKMKEVANLFLNYKSTNILQELENDDYSKPDVAQPLLFAIQVAIFSLLKHWGIRPDAVLGHSVGEVAAAHCSGLLSLEDAVKVIHFRSMLQSKVTGGKMLVVSKIAVSEIVTLLPAYSGKVCLAAFNSPQSCTLSGEADAVDSLHHKLKTSFKNSLFLHILDVPAAYHSHMMDPILDQIQSSIGSLQENEMEAELFSTVTGEMCSQGDFSSGRYWARNIREPVAFEQALRSAANNKKNIVFLEIGPRRALQRNIMETLGNDISVFPSVQPDKDHETLFTAVSKLFEMGVNVNWERLYKGHEAPPRPIPRYQFDCVKKEVYFESVRQGNETTSCTLHPVIRPTKQSSTEFTCNLSSDPTKYMSEHKNNGVALVPGALYVELALASFIASMKSNMPLSSLQLCLSFQNPFILSENSPQMKVQLEPSEKTAEFKIHSQSATYASGAIEWTNGSVAPEERNISLDFVFKRCQSLMTAEQAYTALSQAGFQYGSVFRQLGDVYYGEEFKEAISTFRVPDEMMRQLHDYYVHPVVLHHFLQMTAVVAGNRFASMPGFPSGIGCVTVSGPLQNEMVIYLRTARETSDGIEVCGCFTDKEGHVLVELIHVKITLLGGGSRVAKEFFFHNEQHATSEDASLFHKPTSLVFADQLGVGELLQQYLHSSSTFVRFKEWGKLSSSKVREFFTELSVPDGNRSFKEILFICGIQDLSHLKTEMVLDHLVDCCELFREIVLALKAAKYTSSMRIITYRSAEGTVDHVSPGFVISGMTRACAAETSGFSFQLIDLASMTSEDIRSLAHVVCSYPATKYPELTISQGQIHSSVITRTPIKTTESPERDVFYSGAEHVILQTADPYKMTSLSAIPCNEPGEQICEQNIEVQLNKICVHSSDYFPVSVSDXYGQTMYWNKDTSQSHNLLALDFSGTVTAVGRDVGKLKVGDHVVSCYPITASSKVVIPETACYRTKKLPFLKEVPCVSFFVLAWEILHHVLPKVRQMNKLGITSLEPDSNLMQVLMFTANQSGWNAIVGTQFSGLLQNVNRCDAFVLLPPFDASLVAKACNVSTVRNIVLVHDNQMPPILLQNMFRSDSENVCVQIVQVANLFQKACLKKKKRSIYSWLKSMRLNYIPVLKNTIFQTMTSGSIECLSAQESKSYLSSDTTSVVVLDGNTKDEVSNLPIQEKPKQPFHQKSVYIVTGGLSGLGFETVKFIAQRGGECIVILSRKSSSHLQHEISDLQNRYGVSIISLQCDVSVSEQVVKAVTAIGQMFPSCPIRGVFHSAVILHDGLLETLDKSHYEKVFKPKVNGAMNLHHATKHCKLDYFVCYSSITSFIGNATQTNYAAANSFLDMFCHYRRRLGLAAQSINWGALNLGLLLNKESLQRFLETKGMTVMQVAEIHEGLEQCLLQNNAQQVVCKFSFTNLRKHVLSQNTSLKMRLSALVDEELRNISLTEPSVQLSTSPSSPGEYVRTMISETCNVDLQELSDGTTLSALGVDSMVSMTLQNLMFQETGVNVPLVKLLDPNSTVSTLVSILEEREDWLNEFDHKFFGITEAEADFMDPQQKLLLECTYRALENAGIPMEKALQDFDHVWGIISKTAVNQDGRSVTPITRPSMAQQEELLHRIYSAGSNSD